Part of the Plasmodium chabaudi chabaudi complete apicoplast genome, isolate CB, DNA form A genome is shown below.
GACCTAAATTGTATTTATATAATTGTTTATAATTTAAACAATTATTACAAATATTATTAAATATATTACATAAATATACGGATTTTATATATAAATTTATATAATTTACATAATATAAATTTAATAATTTATTTAATATATATTTAGTTAAATAAATATTTTTAAAACTAATATAAATACCTTTATCTGAATTAATAATATTATTTTGTAATATTTTAAATTTCAATAAATTTAATGGATAAAAAATATTTCCATATATATCCATATTGCATTTATATCTAAATATAAAAGGGGATCTACAATTTATCTCTTTAATTATAAAATTATTTGTAATATTTACTAATCTTTTTGTTAAATACCCAGAATCTGCTGTTTTTAAAGCTGTATCGATAATACCTTTTTTTGAACCAAAACAAGATAAAATATATTCATATAAATTTAATTCGTTTATATAATTATTTATAATAGGTTTTTCATAAATAATACCATTAATATTTGAAACATACCCTTTATACCCAACTAATTGTTGTAATTGTGAATATTTTATTTTAATTTTATTATTAAAAAATAAAAATAAATTAGAATAAATAGGGTTTATTTTAAAATATATATTATAATTTAATATTGTTTGAATATTATTAAATATTTTTAAATAATAATAATTATTTAAAAATATATTTATATAATTATATTTTATTTCATAATATTTATTATTATATATCTTATTTATTTTATTTTTATATAAAATTAATAAATATATAAAATTAGAAAAATCATTTATATTTAATGAATAGTTATAAATAAAACTATATTCGAATCCTAAATATAATAATTCTTGTAATAATTTTGAACTTATATTATATTTAAAAACTGATAATAATTTTTTTTCCAAAATTTTTAAATTATATTGATTAAAAAAATAAAAATACATATTTTTATATAATTAATTTTTAATATATATACATATATAAATTTAAAATTATTCTACTAACAGAAGTTAATATATAAAAAATCTTATTATTATTTATATATTTTATCCAAACTAAATTAAACATATTTAACCTATTATTAATATATAATTCATATATTTTATCCATAGAATTAAAATAATAAATATTAAATAATTTATTATAATTTAAATTTAATAATGTATTTATACCTAATTTATAATACTGTAAATTTTTAAATAAATTTTTATTATTTGAAGGAGATATAATATTTTTATCAAAATTTAAATTTAAATTAGCTTCAAATTTTGATGTTTTAATTAAAGGTAAAAATATAGACATTTGATCCCCATCAAAATCTGCATTAAAACTAGCACATCCTAAAGGATAAAATTTTAAAGAATATCCTTCTGTTAACATAGGTATAAATGATTGTAAATTCATTCTATGTAATGTGGGTGCTCTATTAATAATAACAAATTGATTTTGTAATAATTTATTTAAAAATTTTTTTATAATAAATAAATTTTTATTAATTAATAAACTTTTAAATATAATATTAAATTTATTATTATTTTTAAATATTTTTATTAAAAAAGGTTTAAATATATTTATACTAATATAATAAGGTAGTCCTATATTATTATATCTAATATTTGGACTAACTGTAATAACAGATCTACCTGAAAAATCTACTCTTTTACCTAATAAATTATATTTAATAACACTATATTTTCCTTGAAAAATTTTACTAAAATTAAAAAATGTATTATTATTTTTTAAAATTAATTTATTAATTAATAAATAATCAATTAATTGTTGTAATAAACGTTTTTCAATTATTTCAAAAATAAAACAAATATTATTACGTAAATATAACCAATATTTTAATTTATTATTTTTTAATATTATTAATCTATAATTTTCATTAATTGTAGATATAATATACATATTATTATTTATATAAAAATAAGGTCTTAATCCAGCAGGTAAAATAGGCAATAAATCTAAAAATATCCAATTAGGTTTTATATTATTAATTATAAATAAATTTAATAAATTAATTTTTTTATATAAATCTTTTTTAAAATATTTATTATTTATTAATAATAATTCCTTATTATTTAATAATTCAACTAATAAATTTAAATTTTTTAATTTTTTATACAAAATATTATGTGAAAATAAATATGAAATTATATTAGTAGATAAAATATTTATTTTAATAGATTTAAAATTTAATTTATTATAATAAAAATATTGTTTATATTTTATATTATTAAAAAAATATTTATAATAAATTAAATATTTTAAATAACTTATATTTTTATTTAATAATAATGAAGCTACTTTTAAAGGACCCGTTAAATACCATAAATGTAATATTGGTATGTTTAAAAATATAAATCCTAACTTATATTTTCTAT
Proteins encoded:
- the rpoC1 gene encoding DNA-directed RNA polymerase subunit C1 (RpoC1), whose amino-acid sequence is MILYNNINFIGLKLNILNPKQIIKWSSIIYKNKVIIGEVLIPNTINFNTGLPILNGLFCEKIFDYMYIWNCNCNKKLYDINNYSFFLYCKFCKNKLKININRKYKLGFIFLNIPILHLWYLTGPLKVASLLLNKNISYLKYLIYYKYFFNNIKYKQYFYYNKLNFKSIKINILSTNIISYLFSHNILYKKLKNLNLLVELLNNKELLLINNKYFKKDLYKKINLLNLFIINNIKPNWIFLDLLPILPAGLRPYFYINNNMYIISTINENYRLIILKNNKLKYWLYLRNNICFIFEIIEKRLLQQLIDYLLINKLILKNNNTFFNFSKIFQGKYSVIKYNLLGKRVDFSGRSVITVSPNIRYNNIGLPYYISINIFKPFLIKIFKNNNKFNIIFKSLLINKNLFIIKKFLNKLLQNQFVIINRAPTLHRMNLQSFIPMLTEGYSLKFYPLGCASFNADFDGDQMSIFLPLIKTSKFEANLNLNFDKNIISPSNNKNLFKNLQYYKLGINTLLNLNYNKLFNIYYFNSMDKIYELYINNRLNMFNLVWIKYINNNKIFYILTSVSRIILNLYMYIY
- the rpoC2A gene encoding DNA-directed RNA polymerase subunit C2 part A (RpoC2A) (A +1 frameshift at the stop codon may connect this CDS to the following CDS (rpoC2B).), producing the protein MYFYFFNQYNLKILEKKLLSVFKYNISSKLLQELLYLGFEYSFIYNYSLNINDFSNFIYLLILYKNKINKIYNNKYYEIKYNYINIFLNNYYYLKIFNNIQTILNYNIYFKINPIYSNLFLFFNNKIKIKYSQLQQLVGYKGYVSNINGIIYEKPIINNYINELNLYEYILSCFGSKKGIIDTALKTADSGYLTKRLVNITNNFIIKEINCRSPFIFRYKCNMDIYGNIFYPLNLLKFKILQNNIINSDKGIYISFKNIYLTKYILNKLLNLYYVNYINLYIKSVYLCNIFNNICNNCLNYKQLYKYNLGQHIGVISSEAISEPSTQMVLRTFHANSILKYKYNQSVLKRYYIYKLYSYKFKINKIFKFIFNFKIYLNIKFNIIFLLNKLLFKNNINKFYLNYILPNSHIKYNFIYNSISKNFKCNYNNIIIKYIDNFIKYYNYNILQLLIKNSYNKWIIYNLYTYYIYFNYIKLYNINNKGIIYYNNINKKYNILYFIKNLINYNSYYYMNNYINIINNNIKLLNSNNIIFKFNY